The following is a genomic window from Butyricimonas faecihominis.
AACGAGGGGCCACCGATGTTGAAGTGACCCCTCGTTTTTTTTCGAACTAATTTATTTCCGTTCTCCTAATTTATCATCCAGATAAATCAAGTTATGACCGTTCATCATCTTGATTCTATCAACAATAGTCTGTGCAGTAGACTCTTCTTCCACTTGCTCGTTCACGAACTCATTGATAAAATTCTGGGCAGCTTTGTCATTCTCCTTGATAGCTACATCCAATAAATCATCAATCAACTTAGAAACATGACACTCGTGTTGATAAACATGCTCGAAGACTTCCAAAACAGAACCCCATGCTGTCGGTACCACGTTGATCTGACCAATTTCTACATTCCCGTTCCGTTTGATCACGAAGTCAATCATTTCATAAGCATGATTCAATTCCTCTTTTGATTGCGCTCTCA
Proteins encoded in this region:
- a CDS encoding ferritin → MLSENLVKAFNAQINAEMWSSNLYLSMSVYFAQNGYDGMASWMRAQSKEELNHAYEMIDFVIKRNGNVEIGQINVVPTAWGSVLEVFEHVYQHECHVSKLIDDLLDVAIKENDKAAQNFINEFVNEQVEEESTAQTIVDRIKMMNGHNLIYLDDKLGERK